The region AATATTTAACTCTATTGCTTTAATTAAGCATGGTGTTTCTGTTCTTGCAGTTGTCAAAATAATTGGGATATTTGGATTTATCTCTTTAATTTTTTCAGACATTTCTAATCCATCTATTAAAGGCATATTTAAATCACTAATAACTAAATCAATTCTTCTTTTTGAAAATATATCTAAGGCATCTTTTCCATTAGAAGAATAATATACATTATTAAATACTCTATCTAAAAACTTTGAAAGCTTATTTGCGGCTTCTAGTTCATCTTCAACATATAAAACATTTAATCGTTTCAAAAAACCTTTATTTACCATAATAATTTCCTTATAAATCCTTCGGAAAATTATAACGATAAATAGTATTCCAAAGGTATCATATTATGTTAGAAAAAAAATACTTTTGAAATATTTTTTATTGTTATAATTTTGAAAATAAGGAGTTTATTATGACAATGAAAGCAAGTACTTATCAATTTATAGAAGATAAATCAGTTTTAGTAATAGGAAAAGATAACTCTGTAAATAAAAGAGTTAAAAGATCCCTATCAGGCCATATATCAAACATTGATATATTAACAGATATACCAAGTTATCTAAATCTTTCTAAATATGATTTAGTGATAATAGATATTGAGTATTATGATAATAAAGATTTGGTTCATACCTTTTCAAATGACTTTTATAATACCCCAATTATCTTTTTAACATCAGATTTAAATAGTATAGATTTTAATGCACTATTTAATATAACAGTTAAAAATATACTAACTAAAGATGAAACATTAAATAATATTTTTATCTATAGTTATATTATCCTTCAAAAAAAGGATAAATTGATATTTAAAAATGGTTATCTGTACTCTTTAAAAGATAATAGATTCTATTATCAAAATAGAGAGGTTGCATTAACTAAACTAGAATTAAAACTATTTAAATATTTAGTAAAAAATATCAATAGAATAATTAGTTATGAAGAGATTAGAGAAAATGTATGGGATAACAATCCATGTACAATTTATAGTGTAAGAAATGTAATTAATAAAATTAGAGAAAAATCATATTACGAAATAATCAATAATATTTCAAAACAAGGT is a window of Halarcobacter sp. DNA encoding:
- a CDS encoding winged helix-turn-helix domain-containing protein, whose protein sequence is MTMKASTYQFIEDKSVLVIGKDNSVNKRVKRSLSGHISNIDILTDIPSYLNLSKYDLVIIDIEYYDNKDLVHTFSNDFYNTPIIFLTSDLNSIDFNALFNITVKNILTKDETLNNIFIYSYIILQKKDKLIFKNGYLYSLKDNRFYYQNREVALTKLELKLFKYLVKNINRIISYEEIRENVWDNNPCTIYSVRNVINKIREKSYYEIINNISKQGYTINNDYIYI